Part of the Candidatus Campbellbacteria bacterium genome is shown below.
ATTTCAAAAGAAATCCTCAAGATGTGTGATGAAATAATTGAAATTCCTATGCGCGGGAAAAAAGAATCACTCAACGTATCTGTTACTGTCGGCATTATTCTTTTTAGATAAATGACGTCCTCCCCGCAGTAGCCTGCGGGGTTTCCTGTTACATTAAAAAAGGACCGCAATGCTTCGCAGTCCCCAGAATGCGGGAGGGTGTTACCCCTCTGCACGCTCTTGTCGTCTTACCGAACGAAGATTTGGAGGACCATCTCTCCTTGCTTGGTCTTGAAGTGACGCTCGCTTCCTTCACCTTCTTCGGAGAATGTCACCGAAAGAGGGATCTCGAAAGTCCCAAGGCTGGGGGGATTACTCCCCGTGTCCTCAAACTCCACCACCAAGAGCTCTCGATTCGTATCGACCGTGAGGCCCTTGATAACACCACCGGACAACTCGTTGTTCTGATTCCTCACAACTCTGCCCGTTGGGGCAGATTTTGCAACATCTTCCCATCCCTTGTCCTGAATGAATCTGATCATACATACCTCCTCAGCCAAGTGGCCGAAAGTTGACTTCTGGAAGCACTGTAGAGTATTTAGTGTCTTACGTCAAGTATTTAACGATATTCAAGAATATCAACCACTTTTCCCGTGTCATCAATAAGGGCGATTGCCTCACGCCTTTCTCGCCACAGAGTCTTACTTGAACCCAAAAAGAGTCGCCACGTATTTCCTAAAAAGTCAGAATCTGTTTTGTGTAGTTCGAGACATCCATCATATGTGGAATACGTACGTATAAAAGCTCTACAAAAACTAGGGGTGGTGCTTGCATAGGTTCCGCGGTCACACGAACCAGTGTTTTCAATGCCATCCATGCACGCGTCGTATTCTTCTTCATCGTCAAATGCGTCTGGTGTAATGCCAAATGACACAAGGTCTTCATCTTCTAGGAGGGGACACGACTGCCACATACTTGGATTAAAGTTGTAACTACGGTTCAAATATCCTGTACATTTGTTTTCTAAAAATCCCGTGTTTATTCCAACTGCGTATCGCGAATTTATAATCGCCCGCTCGCCTGGTGCAAGAAAGACGTTTTGTTCTTTTTTCCACGGCTGGTTACCTTCAAGAACGGCAACACCTTTTGGTATAGCAACACGAGTACCAGAAACCAGACTTTCAAGTTTCCATCCAGAAATAACAATCGGGGCAGTATTTGCACCACTGGCTTCAATGATGAGATATTCATCACGAGAATTTTGTGTGTAGGTATTACCCGCGCTCAAAGTAATCATTCCGTGGTATACAGATTGGTTTTTTTCATCAAGGGCCTCTTGTACCGCCCGTGCAATTTTTGCAATTTCATCTTCAATACGGTTTAATTCGCCCTGTTTGTATTCTGCGTCACTGACAACGCCATCATTATTGTTGTCATATGAACGGGTGTATGCCGCAGAACTTTCAATAGAATCAGTACCACCCAAAAAACTGTATGACGAAGAATTATTAAGGACGGGAACAGTTTCTTGTACGTACGAGATAAAAAAGACGGCCGCAATGATAAAAAAAAGAAATTTGACGAGGTCGTTCATATAAAGTAGAGGTTGGAAGTTGGATATGGGAAGTTGGAATGGGGGTGATTAGTTTAGTTTTTTCAACTCTTCTCTGACTACCGTTGCGTCGTCCCAAGGTATTTTACTCCCATTCGGACCCATAATATACGGGTCGGTACCTTTGCCGGTTATAAGAACAGCAACACGCGCGTGGGGGTTTGTTGTAGCCATTTTTTGGGCCAGTACGAGTGCTTCATGGAGGGCCTCTCGTCTATCAAGAATAATAGAAAGTTTTGATGTATCTTGTATACCCTCCGCCATTTGTTCTAGAATTTTTTGAGGGTCTTCGTCATATGGGTCTTCGTTGGTGAGAAAAATATGTTGGCAAGATGCTTCGGCAATACGCGCCATTTCAGGGCGCTTCCATGTGTCGCGTCCACCTCCAGTATTTCCAAGAACACCAACAACTCGAGAAAGAGAGAATGCCTCATAGATGCTTTTTAGTGAATCAGGTGTGTGTGCGTAGTCCACCACCACATCAAACGCTTGGCCTTCTCGTATAAATTCTGCACGCCCAGGAACGCTGGTTACACTTTCTAGCCCCTCTTTTATTTTCTGGGGTGGAATGTTTTGGCTCTGTGCAAAAGTTGCAGCCGATAGTGCGTTATACACATTAAAAAGTCCTGGAATAGCGAGATGGATACGCTCTCCACCAAATCCAAACTCATAACCCGTGCTTGTTTGGCTGTACGGTTTTGCGTCTGAAAGATGAAAAGGAAATGCACGATTGGCGCCACACTCTAAAAACGAAAGTGCCTCAGCATCGTCTGCGTTTGCAATAATCGCAGTATTTTGTTTGTGTGAGTGTGCAAGTTGTTGTGCGACAGACAATTTTGCATCGCGATAGTTCTCAAATGAGCCGTGTGATTCAAGGTGTTCGGGCGCGAGATTGGTAAAAATAAGCGCATCCATGGCAATCCATTTGTGGCGGAACTGTTTCGCACCCTCACTCGTCATTTCAATGATTGCCCAATCACATTTCTCAGTAACTGCGTTACGCAGAAACTTTTGCACAAAAAATCGCCCCGGAATCGTCAT
Proteins encoded:
- the murE gene encoding UDP-N-acetylmuramyl-tripeptide synthetase, whose protein sequence is MLNKTLRFIKRFIPTKLFTALQPIYHWKLALLGTLVYRFPSRHIKVVAITGTKGKSTTAELVNAILESAGYTTALLGTIRFKVADTETRNLYKMTIPGRFFVQKFLRNAVTEKCDWAIIEMTSEGAKQFRHKWIAMDALIFTNLAPEHLESHGSFENYRDAKLSVAQQLAHSHKQNTAIIANADDAEALSFLECGANRAFPFHLSDAKPYSQTSTGYEFGFGGERIHLAIPGLFNVYNALSAATFAQSQNIPPQKIKEGLESVTSVPGRAEFIREGQAFDVVVDYAHTPDSLKSIYEAFSLSRVVGVLGNTGGGRDTWKRPEMARIAEASCQHIFLTNEDPYDEDPQKILEQMAEGIQDTSKLSIILDRREALHEALVLAQKMATTNPHARVAVLITGKGTDPYIMGPNGSKIPWDDATVVREELKKLN